The sequence agagctgagtGAGTCGAGCTCCTGATGCCATGAATGCCATAAATCGGCATAAAAccttcgaagacattgtcagaatgtttcctgaacatttccttcttatttcaactaaaaagaagcggGTATCTGACGTTCAGGAAAGCAAGttggcccgcacacctcaggtcacagctcaattgtccatgtttttatcattCTACCTCACTTAGCATTACTGGGTGTCGCCtgaaaagtaatgatcacaatgatttgaattttggcagacattcataaagttgtgcaccttatttctgggtgaggccgaggacttattgatcacccctcgtagtCTAGGAGGAGATTCTCAGAGGAGGCATAGAAGACGAGAAACGCATCCCACCCTGTACTAGTACACAATTAGTCCAGTaccatagaatgatagcttggtGTCTCACGGTCATTTTTAGGCACTTTTCAAAGGTCAAAAAATGAACACTCTCCTGTCACTTGTGACAGTTTCTCGCCAAAGTTTGACGCCATTTGGACAAGTATTTCACAATCTACGCTGCTTTACTTGCAATTTGGGACATATTTGCATAAAGTTGCAAAAATACCACTAGAACCGCGGTGTTACACCTGGATCGCAATATATACTGAAACCCCTGATCAAAAGTATTGCCCATTTTATCCAaagcaaattgaagatgaatttcactttgtcgtggaatgctctagatatgatgttttacgcaataagttattcacattcctcaaatcaagtacaatagattttaagagtctcgatgctacaggcAGATTTGAATacatctttagatgcaacaatccccacaatgcaaaaataggtaaatatacaAAAGATtcctttgtcattagaaaagtaccgaaactaatgattagccccactcgattgtaacattATATCAAAGGCATGTGCTAATTAGGATATTAATTTTTTGTTCTATACGTCGcgctatgtttaatagttgttacCATGCATTGTACCGTATACAGTTGtcgtgcaaataaagttctaTCGTAGCTAAAATGATCGCTAGACATCAAGCTACCATTCTATGGTACTAGATTAATTGTGTACTACGACACGAGTTTTCTGTAGGTTTCTCCTCCTGACTAAGAGAACGATGCAGATGGAATGATGTGGACATTTAACGGTCTACGTCCCGTTTCACCTCACAGCTAATAAACCGATTACGGTTTATATACACACGCCAGGGTACAAATTAGATTTCAGCCAGCGTGGTTCAATTTTTTATACAGTAGCATGACGAGCTTGGTCTGTATGGGTAATTTACGAGGTCGATACATGCAACCTATCCGTtctttcatcattcattcattcattcattcattcatccattcattcattcattcattcattcattcatttatttattttcaattcattcattccttcgatcgttcgttcgttcgttcgttcgttcgtccgtccgtccatccatccatccgtccatccatccatccatccatccatccatccatccatccacccattcattcattcattcatccatccatccatccaaccatctatccatccatccatccatctatatatccatccatccgtccgtcctttcatccatccatccatccatccatccatccatccatccatccatccatccatccatccatccatccatccatccatgccaTCCTGGTGCTTCAGTTTGTATGATTACCATATCAATGATTTCTATCTCCCTCAACCTACACTAACCTCATTACATCAAGTGTAAAACAAATGACTTACTTGTTGTGATGGTTGCTGTCTCAACGTGTTGTTCATGATCTCCCTGGAAAGGAGAACCCGGGCACTCGGAGAAGAACAGTACAGTCTTCGCTTCGACCGTACAGGCCTTCTACATGTCACGCTGACAGTAACGGTTGCATCCCACCTTAACCCAGACGTCTTCCACTTTATCAGTGGTTCCGGGCACAGTGCCGGGCGAGCCGGGCATGTTAAATCATCAGATGTGACAGCGTTGTCGCCTAGACTGAGCAATATATGCCAAGCAATGATAACGATTTTGCGAACCataactataacgttacatctgcaGAACGAACTTCAAGATGCACCGGACTTTTCTACGTCTTTCCTACCTCAACCGATGAACGATTTCAACTGGTGTCTTACTGCTCAACTTCGGTTATAAGTAGGAATAGAACTGAAGCCTGGTAAACACAGAGAACTTAAGACTATTGAGTGCTATTTTGCGCACGAACTTGCTCATTTGACCTTTTTTCCAGACACAGGAAAACGCAGACAATCAATCGGCTACATGTTATGCCTGCGTTCAAGTTGGAAATTAGTCTGTTCAGTGGGCATAGTTTGGGACTAAAAAGGATATGAATGGCTGAACCACCAAACCTCCCGGTAACCTGATTGCATATTGCTAAGGGTTTTGCGCAGACACATTACTTTATGTCGATGCCTTtaggtgttgtttttttcatgtggACTTTTTTTTTCGGAAAAGAGAATAGTTCCAGGGATACATGTTTAACCAAATcctttttttggggggctttTGGCttttctctctccctttctctcccccctctctctctctgtatgtgtgtgtgtgtgtgtgtgtgtgtgtgtgtgtgtgtgtgcgtgtgtgcgtgtgtgtgtgtgtgtgtgtgtgcgtgtgtgcgtgtgtgtgtgcgtgtgtgtgtgcgtgtgtgtgtgtgtgtgcatgtgtgtgtgtgtgtgtgtgcgtgtgtgcgtgtgtgtgtgcgtgtgcgtgtgtgtgtgcatgtgtgtgtgtgtgtgtgcgtgtgcgtgcgtgcgtgtgtgtgtgtgtgtgtgtgtgtgcgtgtgcgtgtgtgtgtgcatgtgtgtgtgtgtgtgtgtgtgcgtgtgtgcgtgtgtgtgtgtgtgtgcgtgtgtgtgtgcatgtgtgtgtgtgtgtgcgtgtgcatgcgtgcgtgcgtgtgtgtgtgtgtgtgtgtgtgcgtgtgcgtgtgcgtgtgcgtctGTGTatatgagtgtgtgagtgtgtgcgctAAGGACATTCTGCCGCATTTTGAGGGTAACActttgtcctgtcctgtcttcGAGCTTCTTTAAATGCTAAATCGCTTTCAgttaaacttaaactttaagtacatcttttgtttttattagaAATTCTTCGTTATTCTCGGTTCTTGAAAACACTCAAGTAATACCTAGAACTACAAAACCATACATCCCTGTTTACGTTGCTATAGAGTGTGTTGAGATTATACTACAGCGTTGACTGCATCATGTGTCACCGCAACATTTTTTTGACAATCACGACTAAAGAAATCAAGATCAAATGAATGTCGTCAACGAACATCAcactttcattttgttttgtggaTCAGAATGAAGTCatcatttcatttccttttcatCTCATATTGAAGCACATAAAAGATAGTTGACAAAGAATAAATAATCTATTCATCCTCACGTGAATCAATTTCTGAATAACTTGTGACAACAGTAACTTTTCTCACGTTTCACAGACATCCAACAAATATCAAGTTATCACGTTGACGAGAAGTGAGCAATCGAACCAGACCATACAAATGTGaatttcaagaagagagaataGACTCTGTAGCTTTAaatggaatatagcacaatgttccatttcttttactttatgttacctaatgcatctAGCCCATGCttggcatgaatatgcaataaagttcattgtcattgtcattgtcattaattAAGAGGTAaagggtaaaggtagtcccatagcctttgagGCCGTAgtgtagggacagtgggttgttatccactgtgtctagggtacggtattggaaggtggagcccaaccctctgcTTCTACTGCCTTGAGTGGATTACATTAATTACTTCTGAAGCTTTGCATAACAAACTCTTATCTTATCAGGCTAAGGATATTACCATCAAAGCAGTTACACAATGATATAACAGAGATTCGGTAAAGAAAATCAGCTTGAACAAAAGTTTGATTTGAAGCAATGTGCGAGGTAACGTGGCTTAAAATGTTTACGTCTCTTAAGGCAAAATAGACGATATCTTCCTTTTCACCCGACACCCTTTCCTCGATTTTATATCTGCTAAGGAGGCCCGGCGTCCAGATGGTTTCTTGGCCGGTTTGGTTTCTTGGTGAGTTTCGGATCTTGTCGAGTTTGACCCCTCTGACGACAAGGAGGAGTTGGAAACGGTCGATTGATCCAAGAAACGGACAGTCTTGGACACTCTTCGTTTTGCTTTTCTATTCTGAGACGACAGCTTTAGGTTGTCGACACTGTAATGTTTTGTGGGGAGTGCAGAGTAGGGATCTGAGGAAAGACGGCCCTCTCTGAAGGAACACAACGACAGTCTGTGCCTAAAGTCCACGGAGCAGACAGGACTCCATGAAGGCGAATGCAGAGGGCTTTCAAAAACAGATTGGACGCTACCATCTGAACACAAAATGGACGCTCCACCGGTCTGGCCACACGAAGACTCGACGATCGACAGTCGAGGCAGCGGAGTAGGAGAAGACACTGCTTCCGAAGACGAGTTATCTTCAATGACCCTTGTTTCTTGGGCATCGTTCCTCGCGTTCTGTACGCTTTCAGCGTGATGTTCCTCTGGGATTGTGGGATTGCCGTTTGGACCAGTGTTTCCCAAACAGATGCTGAGTCCCGCGATGCGCATGCGTGTACTTTGATAACTCGCGCTAGGGAGACCAGGAGAAAACGAGTCATACCGACATGGCGAGGCCCAGGTCTTCCCGACGAACTGACATGGTGTTGTCTCCCAGCCTGGTGTGTCAGGCGTCGAAGCTATCGATACTTTAGACGGCTGTCTAGACAGACTGTATTGTCCATCCTGGTTTTCCACAGCTGTTTGGTATGGCATGTCGGCAACTGGCGGTCGTGTGGATGAGATTGCGCATGCGTGCTCGTCGTGGAGACCGAGGGTGTTGCCGAACACGAACTCTGTGTTTCTGCTTTCTGGAGGAGGTGTCAGGCAGATTATCGGCAATACCGGCACAGTCAATGCTGTTGATTGTCTTCGGTTGGGCCTTACACACTTCGTAATCACTTCCGCTGAGGTCAGCACACAGggagaggagtgggtccgggtCAGGGGGGTTATTTTCAAATGCGCGGTATTATCTGACCAATGTTTTGTCGACAATGCTGACGATTCAAGAGATTTGGGTGTGTCGGGATGTAGAAATTTCTGTCTACTGCTACGCCTACGGGCTCGACTAGACGCGCCGTACCTACTGGTGACTGGAGAAGCGCTGTTACTGTGCTGACCGTTCAGTGCATcagggcggggagacgccgggGAGTCGGTGGAGGGTTGCCACGACCTTCTTGTAGATAGAGACACGTGGGAGTATGATCTTGAGATTCTGCTGTACACGGAGGCTGAACGTCGCTCCGACCTCGTCAGAAACGGGCTGGAAAACTCAATGAGGGAGAGGGTTGGTCTGTGCGTGGTCCCCTTGAACATACTGAGACCGTACACTACCGGGTTGACGCACGAGTTGAAGATGCCGAAGAGGAAGAGGACGTCAAAcacgacgggagaaaccatctGCCAGTTGAAGAAGAGAATCCAGACCATGGTGACGAAGTACGGAGTCCAACACAGGATGAAACCCGCCATGATTCCAGCGGTGGTGCGCAGGGTGTTGTTCCGCGCCTTCAGCAGGAGTCGCTCTCGTGTCGGATTTCTGGTCCCAAACGTGTCTAATGCAAGAGACAATATCTGGTAAGACATGGTAATGATGcttagttaaaaagttaaaatcctcccacaccataaggtgtatagggcggtgcccatctccgtttcatagccctgggccacactgtgttgcaatcactgcagcaggggactagtccactggcagtggagtgtgtttaacttccatactgtttcagaagtatgtaccatttttataaagtctttggtatgactcaatgcatctcttgtccagaggtgtcctacccggggcttgaacccgggcttCTGGTCcaaataatttgaaccagatgtggctagtaacagaagcgtaAATGACGTAGTACTTAAACCGAGAATTCGGGCccacagaaaaaaaaggtgacaaACTTTTCATAGAGTTACGTCAATGGCGGCCAGACTTCAAGCTAATTTATGCAAGATAACCGTTCCTCAAGTAACTGGAcaattttgtaaacggtcagacgtttcagacaacatccgctgCATTCACCAATGGCTGAACCGGAATTTGGAGTTTATCATTTATCAATACAAAGCTCtgaatttcatttcaattttttcataACGTTTTGCTGGTACAGGTAGTGTTTATTACATAGATCGTTTTCAGGGGGGGGCATGTGAGGCACTTGAATAGTTAGATACCTGTTGCAAGATTGAATATAAGTGTGGTAGACATATGCTAAGGTCATTGGATACAGATATAAGGATGCCAGATGACAAAGACGGCAGAGCGTACATGACTTTATTCTATAAAGGTCTTTAATGGACTATTACACTTTCAAGTGGTGAGTTTATAAAACTGAATTATGGTCTTATGGGCTTTCAACTATAGGCTGCGACCACGTCACGACCAAAGACTTGACAAATTGCTCAACTAATTTCATAGCCAAAGAACGATTTTTTAacgtcttgtgtgttttgttgtcttttatataagacttttattatttattttgcctcatatttcaatgataaaaccaagggtcacacaaTCCAATTTTGTGTCAGGGGGCCTAAGTTGGTACATAACAGGCAatctcctttatcagcgctgaaacccgctcgggaaatgttcggcaaaccctcccggtctcagccctgatcttttgaacggagattcaGGGTTCTGGagacgtcactgacagttgttcatgaataatcaatgagctagccttatttggcactaACAGTCGttggttgctcatgaataattaagtagcgatgtaagacgtaagctgattggctgaaagcttaCCAGtgtcctttgcggctttgctcaaaatgagctttagtaaaccctctgattggctgaaagctgtttggtggtgacgtcgccagaaccgtgttcaggggctcggaagagcagggccgctatgggaggtaacgaacatatcgggtctaCTGGGAGGATGATAACAGGGAGTTCACAAACCTCTATCCTGTCCTTCCTTCTTGAGCCGTATAAAGGTGAGGGCGCTGCAGACCAGGATGGCGAGTAGCGGGACGGGGTACATGACCACCAGCACCAGGCCGTTGTACAGCTGCTCCTGCCACTTCGCCGTGTAGAAACCAAACGTCACGCACTGCTGGAAGTTTGGCACCGGGCTTTCCACGTGGAATATCACAGCCTGAAATTTCGAAAAAACacgagatttttttttttaatcaattcgtaCGAGCCTGATATttccatcgatttacgaagaaaggcggctcaattgttactatagcagcatttcttcaccctaggtcagaaatatcaatgctcgagacaagtattaacttcactgacccattaggagaagcaggagtTACGAAGGCTgatcgggaaattccctaccccatttaggccggaatgtttttggtccactcacaccggggcatgcccctgcttttttcgaaagatgtggtgggttcttttacgtgctcaaggttaAAGTTATCCAAAAGCCCCTCCGGTGctagatggtgcatagggcggcgtcCATTTCCGTTTGGCCCACACACTGACTTCGGGCAATCACAACAGTAGTGGCCCAGTCCCCTGGTAGTTGTAtgtgttttcaattttttaaatcCCTAAATTTGATGTATGGGCTACGGAAAACCTTGTACACACTTTTAACAAGATATATTTATCACTCAAAAAAACAGGCGCATAAAGTGCCcagaatacgagatatcaaaaccggaagtttcgCTGTAGTACCCTAGAAAGTCAATATggggcccattatcgaacttgacatttgttttcccgacccctaacgttacatacctacctacctaccaaatatcctaaggatccatccacagcttctcaagttatgctgtgccagaaagacagacagacagacagacagacaggcaggcagacagacagacagacagacagacagacagacagacagaaagacagacaggcaggcagaaagacagacagacaggcagaaagacagacaggcagacagacagaaagacagacagaaagacagacaggcagacaggaaGGCAGACAaaaagacagacaggcagacagacagacagacagaaagacagacagaaagacagacagaaagacagacagaaagacagacaggaagacagacagacaggcagaaagacagacagacagacagaaagacagacagaaagacagacagacaggcaggcagaaatacagacagacagaaagacagacagacagacagacatagacagacagacagacagacaaacaaacaaacaaacaaacggcacctaaaaaataaccttcttggctaAGGTAATAACTGACCTGCGGAATGCTGAAGAGTATGCTGAGGATCCAGCAGACTGCAACCATGTGCTTGCGCCGCTGGGCGGCGTCTCGGCACATGGGTTTGACCACAGAGATACAGCGGTCTATGCTGATGGCCACAGTGAGATACGTGGACAAATACAACCCCAGCACCTGGAAGAGAAAACAACATGAGTAACTAGAGTTAACTATTTGTGCTACATAAACTTCAGGTTTGCTTTGTTAGTTTAGCGATAATGGGGTCTTGGTATTGAATGTTTTTATTTgggttgaatgtgtgatagttgtgtgtcgatttgttagaaatagatttgtacatgtagaacgctagcgaccccaaaaacaaCCCtcccctgcgacgtcacaaaatgaagatggcggccaccacacatgccaacggatccaacaaaggttttgctacgcaaacctgtaataaatcTACGTAAATCTATGTTCGTTCGATCAGACCCTTTTCAGTGCCTGGTGGCACATAGGagagcaagttttcttgctgtttcagtagctgagtatatttttacagggaggggttgctagcccttcccttttaacgtgctcgaggcacctcctcaaactcTGGACCCCATTtgatgtcccttccgaaagacgggtgcagcctcaaccgagatgcccttcccaggattgcaCCGGGTcacccagttaccaactaattggaaccaggagctcaactgtgaggctgctactagttgtagcctctaccaggctccagacgtggctggaaagagtagaaatcggccataTAGAGGCGTGGCAAACTCTAATGTTATCTATCGGCTGGCTAACTcatctatttggccgatttctactctttccagccacgtctggagcctggtagaagctGGAAAGAGTcagtggctggaaagagtagaaattggccatatAGAAGCGTGGCAAACTCTATCTACCGGCTGGCtaactcctctatttggccgatctctactctttccagccacgtctggagcctgatagaggctacaaCTAGTAGCAGCATttacagttgagcttctggctCCAATTTGTTGGTAACAGGGAGATCCCGGTGCAATCCTGGGAAGGCATCTCGGTttgggctgcacctgtctttcggaagggacgtaaaatgggtgttagaagaggtgcctcgagcacgttaaagctagatgagctacagggacatcccctaTCCAGATTAAggtcaagaaaagaaaagtttACCTGTAGACTTTTGATGAGTTTGCACATGCCGTTTCCCGCCAGCCAGGCTACGGTGTAGAACCATATCCCCAGGGACGGCATGGTGACGAAGGTCACGATGAGGTCAGCGATGGCCAGGTGCACCAGCAGGCTCTGCAGGGGTCGCGAACGTCTGTTCCGTCTCAGACGACATGACGTGATGAGGAACGTGACGTTACCGACGATCGAGAAGACGAACGTCACGGCAACGATGATGATCTTGGCCATGGTGACGTCAGTGAAGCGTGGCAGGGGGAAGTCGTAGTCCAGGACGTCGCTTGAGTTTGTGGAGTTGGGGGAAAGAAAGGTGTCCAGGTCGTCTTCTGTACTGTTCCACATGGAGTCTGGCGGGTCGGTCCAGCTGGAGTCCTGAATACCTGACAGGTTGCCGCTCGCAGCAGCCATCTTGCGATGCCGGTTCGGAAtccaacgcgctaaccactaggcttaaaggtccggaccggttagactggtcagttagtggaggttgatccccactgttacacagtgTCTGTCTCCAACCACGGAGAACGACGAGATTGTTTTAGAGACGACTTGTTCAAGTATTCACCAATGAGAGGCTGCAATTAAAAAGATACAACCAATATGTCATTACTAAATCATTTGGAAATAATGGTAATCCAAAGGAGAACAACGCATTGACCCCCTTCCAATAGAAGCAAACGGATTTCCGTATCGCCGTTGAAGTATACACAAGCCAAGCTATATGACGGCTGCATATAAAGGCACTATATTACCTTCCATTTCTTCCATTGGTATTTGTTTTAACGTTATACCTGGTCTGCTTTTGCACGGCACTTAAGCGCTTTTTTGCTGAAATTCCGTCCCATATCAGCTGCCGATGACGATAGATGCATAATATGAGACGGGCTACGTAATGCTACGTAGCACTTGGACCTCTAGCACACAAACTGAAGCAGGTAAAACCATTTGAAAGTACCAGACATATTCCATTCGTTCGTGAAATTCTTTACGCTGGTGGGCGTGAGGTCTATAAAATCGAGACAGCTGTTACGGGTAAAATCATGATGCAACCTTTACCAAACAttcaacagaaaacaacagaaaacccagGTTTCTGTAGAATCTCATAATCTGCAGAATCTCATAATTTttcccgttgcataagatatttttttcgaaacaatatttggaaactatagacgGGATATTATCCTTATGTATGCGAACACAACGCCCTATGCACACTGCATAGAAacgtttcgcgcaggcgcagtacgttccggtgacgtgctGCTTGTCCCACGCGAGAGACGGATCATGTGATTACTCGGCCTGACCAATCCGATCAAAGTCTGTAAGTCCGAACATTATCCCGTGGGCTGATGAGCTAAGAATAACTAGGTCCATGATCCCATACCTTTTTCAAACGGTGTTAACATTTTCGAgtgacttatttgcataaattatatcagctGATCT comes from Branchiostoma lanceolatum isolate klBraLanc5 chromosome 2, klBraLanc5.hap2, whole genome shotgun sequence and encodes:
- the LOC136427362 gene encoding uncharacterized protein, producing the protein MAAASGNLSGIQDSSWTDPPDSMWNSTEDDLDTFLSPNSTNSSDVLDYDFPLPRFTDVTMAKIIIVAVTFVFSIVGNVTFLITSCRLRRNRRSRPLQSLLVHLAIADLIVTFVTMPSLGIWFYTVAWLAGNGMCKLIKSLQVLGLYLSTYLTVAISIDRCISVVKPMCRDAAQRRKHMVAVCWILSILFSIPQAVIFHVESPVPNFQQCVTFGFYTAKWQEQLYNGLVLVVMYPVPLLAILVCSALTFIRLKKEGQDRDTFGTRNPTRERLLLKARNNTLRTTAGIMAGFILCWTPYFVTMVWILFFNWQMVSPVVFDVLFLFGIFNSCVNPVVYGLSMFKGTTHRPTLSLIEFSSPFLTRSERRSASVYSRISRSYSHVSLSTRRSWQPSTDSPASPRPDALNGQHSNSASPVTSRYGASSRARRRSSRQKFLHPDTPKSLESSALSTKHWSDNTAHLKITPLTRTHSSPCVLTSAEVITKCVRPNRRQSTALTVPVLPIICLTPPPESRNTEFVFGNTLGLHDEHACAISSTRPPVADMPYQTAVENQDGQYSLSRQPSKVSIASTPDTPGWETTPCQFVGKTWASPCRYDSFSPGLPSASYQSTRMRIAGLSICLGNTGPNGNPTIPEEHHAESVQNARNDAQETRVIEDNSSSEAVSSPTPLPRLSIVESSCGQTGGASILCSDGSVQSVFESPLHSPSWSPVCSVDFRHRLSLCSFREGRLSSDPYSALPTKHYSVDNLKLSSQNRKAKRRVSKTVRFLDQSTVSNSSLSSEGSNSTRSETHQETKPAKKPSGRRASLADIKSRKGCRVKRKISSILP